A window of Haliscomenobacter hydrossis DSM 1100 contains these coding sequences:
- a CDS encoding site-2 protease family protein: MKWSLKIARVAGIDVFLHWTFIVLLVGVLVAGVRTLGQEGGSLNGFWFILLLFLFVLLHEFGHALMGKRFGVKTNHITLLPIGGVAAMEHIPEKPWQEMLIALAGPAVNFVLAIGFLIFLGLSGHIPAFSDWWSPVSNDNMVYSLFTTNVMLFSFNLIPAFPMDGGRVLRALLAMKYGRYKATNIAVRIGQLLAIGLILFGLSGNIWLVFIGVFIYLGAGAEGNYESTRSALSKYKVQDAIMHHFTPLQSTDTIGMAVRLLLDGQEKEFVVLENQTVVGTLTRNEMIEGLGHFGKEAALSEVMKKVILNLEPQMPLDDVYDQMTDENVEIAPVFENKKLIGVLNRDNIMELLIIDNAQPHLRLS; this comes from the coding sequence ATGAAGTGGTCACTTAAAATTGCAAGAGTAGCAGGTATAGATGTTTTCCTACATTGGACCTTTATTGTGTTATTGGTAGGTGTTTTGGTAGCGGGAGTTCGCACCCTGGGGCAAGAAGGTGGCTCCTTGAATGGGTTTTGGTTCATCCTTTTGCTCTTCCTGTTTGTACTTTTACACGAATTCGGTCATGCCTTAATGGGAAAAAGGTTCGGCGTAAAAACCAATCACATTACCCTTTTGCCGATCGGAGGGGTAGCCGCAATGGAACACATTCCTGAAAAGCCCTGGCAAGAAATGCTCATCGCTTTGGCTGGGCCGGCGGTTAATTTTGTACTGGCCATCGGTTTCCTCATTTTTTTGGGTTTAAGTGGCCATATTCCTGCTTTTTCGGATTGGTGGAGCCCGGTTAGCAATGACAATATGGTGTACAGTCTTTTTACCACCAACGTCATGCTGTTTTCTTTCAACCTCATCCCAGCCTTTCCCATGGACGGAGGGCGGGTGCTGCGCGCTTTATTGGCCATGAAGTATGGCCGTTACAAAGCCACGAATATCGCCGTACGCATCGGCCAGCTCCTGGCCATTGGCCTGATCCTATTTGGACTGAGTGGCAATATCTGGCTGGTTTTTATCGGGGTATTCATCTATTTAGGGGCGGGTGCTGAGGGCAATTACGAATCAACCCGATCGGCCCTATCCAAATATAAGGTGCAAGACGCCATCATGCACCATTTTACACCATTACAAAGTACCGATACCATTGGCATGGCCGTACGCCTGTTGCTGGATGGACAAGAAAAGGAATTTGTGGTGCTTGAAAATCAAACCGTGGTAGGAACCCTGACCCGCAACGAAATGATTGAAGGTTTGGGGCATTTTGGCAAAGAAGCCGCCTTGAGTGAGGTGATGAAAAAAGTGATCCTGAACCTGGAACCTCAGATGCCACTGGATGATGTATATGACCAGATGACCGATGAGAATGTAGAAATTGCACCTGTTTTTGAGAATAAAAAATTGATCGGGGTGTTAAACCGCGACAACATCATGGAACTGCTGATCATTGATAACGCTCAACCGCATTTGCGGTTGAGTTGA
- a CDS encoding phosphatase PAP2 family protein, whose translation MQRKSPILVAMLLLAAQLFAQVEPTAGNWKTWFIPSGQTYRLPAPPAYKDEIAQVLSLQQKLDAADRQQIMHWNAGAPGYHWQHLMGKLWMNDASYNGALANMLLNVAIYDATIVAWDTKYAHNRPRPFVADKRIKALILNPQSPSYPCEHSVAAGVATTIIAHFYPALADSVQRMAQRMMASRIAAGVVFPSDTRAGFELGKKIAEKEIKHTKDFTNKKVWDGKMPTQAGLWKGKYAVLPLAGLNKTVVLDSSSQFRPGPPPDFAKDMEELKKYKPSFSSIANAFHFASESVWEDLLEKKIFENNLHLNPPRAARIYAIAAVGIYDGFTACWDAKYTYWGTRPDQYDTTFQPVLIHTPPFPGYPSGHAAIGGVMGELYAYFFPAESAFFRQRAKDGAESRFQGGIHFRTDNEVGLELGRKVGAMIIQKVRADGADNLLMGQN comes from the coding sequence ATGCAAAGGAAATCACCCATTTTGGTAGCCATGCTGTTGCTGGCTGCACAATTGTTCGCCCAGGTAGAACCCACTGCGGGAAATTGGAAAACCTGGTTCATCCCATCAGGCCAAACGTACCGTCTGCCTGCGCCACCAGCTTACAAAGATGAGATTGCCCAGGTGCTCTCCCTTCAACAAAAATTGGATGCAGCGGATAGACAACAAATAATGCATTGGAATGCCGGAGCACCTGGCTATCACTGGCAGCATTTGATGGGCAAATTGTGGATGAACGATGCCAGCTATAATGGTGCCCTGGCCAATATGTTGCTTAACGTGGCAATTTATGATGCCACCATAGTTGCCTGGGACACCAAATATGCCCACAATCGTCCACGACCTTTTGTTGCGGATAAGCGGATCAAAGCCTTGATCCTGAACCCTCAAAGTCCCTCTTACCCCTGCGAACACTCCGTTGCTGCAGGCGTAGCGACCACAATTATTGCCCATTTTTATCCAGCTTTGGCCGATTCGGTTCAACGGATGGCGCAGCGCATGATGGCATCACGGATTGCTGCGGGGGTGGTTTTTCCCAGCGATACCCGGGCGGGTTTTGAACTCGGAAAAAAAATTGCCGAAAAAGAAATTAAACACACCAAAGATTTTACCAACAAGAAAGTCTGGGATGGCAAAATGCCAACGCAAGCCGGGTTATGGAAAGGCAAATACGCCGTGCTTCCGCTAGCAGGATTGAACAAAACGGTGGTACTGGACAGTAGCAGTCAGTTTCGTCCGGGGCCTCCGCCCGATTTTGCCAAAGATATGGAGGAACTCAAAAAGTACAAACCCAGCTTTAGTTCCATCGCCAATGCCTTCCACTTTGCCAGCGAATCGGTGTGGGAAGACCTATTGGAGAAAAAGATTTTCGAAAACAATCTGCACCTTAATCCGCCGCGGGCTGCTCGTATCTACGCCATCGCAGCGGTTGGGATCTACGATGGTTTTACCGCTTGTTGGGATGCCAAATATACGTATTGGGGTACTCGACCGGATCAATACGATACTACTTTTCAACCCGTGCTGATCCATACCCCCCCCTTCCCTGGCTATCCCTCTGGCCATGCTGCCATTGGTGGTGTAATGGGCGAACTTTATGCCTACTTTTTTCCGGCAGAAAGCGCTTTTTTCCGGCAGCGGGCCAAAGATGGTGCCGAATCCCGCTTTCAGGGAGGCATCCATTTTCGTACGGACAATGAAGTGGGCCTGGAACTGGGTCGAAAGGTAGGCGCCATGATCATCCAGAAAGTGCGCGCGGATGGTGCGGACAATCTGTTGATGGGGCAAAACTGA
- a CDS encoding M48 family metalloprotease: MRKPLFQHLLTTLTLALVLLLNSCAVVNPVTGKKQLMVMSEQEEIALGASANPQVLAEFGIYDDPKLQAFINEKGQQMAKVSHRPTLPFYFKIVDSDVVNAFALPGGYVYFTRGIMAHFNNEAEFAGVLGHEIGHVTGRHGALQQRSQIFSSIGLIGVLIAVPGAAQLIEPLSQGMQLLLLKNGRDHESQSDELGVEYSTKVGYDAKEMAGFFSTIDRLSGGPEGRVPNFLSTHPNPMDRFKRVGELAEAEQKKTNNFNLAVNRDAYLRRIDGIVYGPDPQQGYTDNNVFYHPVLKFQFPVPADWQLQNSPQQVVMAPKDGKAAIIFNLAAEKSLREAANNTITKDSLKLVDSQNLTVNGFPAVAMVAEQVSQTQQGTQTLRILIYVIQYDNMIYRFYGMAKAADYNTYNLSFQNTFKNFRELTDRSKINVFAERVKIKTVPRSTTLAEALRSFGVPEKRLEEHAILNGMQQKETVTAGMLIKVVEKGSN, encoded by the coding sequence ATGCGCAAGCCGTTATTTCAGCATTTGCTGACTACGCTTACTTTAGCCCTCGTGCTTTTACTTAACTCGTGTGCAGTTGTCAATCCGGTTACTGGTAAAAAGCAACTCATGGTGATGTCTGAACAAGAAGAAATTGCCTTGGGCGCTTCGGCTAACCCACAAGTTCTGGCCGAATTTGGCATCTATGATGACCCGAAACTTCAGGCTTTTATCAACGAAAAAGGCCAACAAATGGCCAAAGTTTCCCACCGTCCCACCTTGCCGTTTTATTTTAAGATTGTCGACTCCGATGTTGTAAATGCCTTCGCACTACCGGGCGGGTATGTTTATTTCACCCGGGGAATTATGGCACATTTCAACAATGAGGCCGAATTTGCAGGGGTTTTGGGGCACGAAATCGGGCACGTTACAGGCCGACATGGTGCCTTGCAACAGAGAAGTCAAATATTCAGTAGCATTGGATTAATTGGGGTGCTCATTGCCGTTCCTGGGGCTGCACAGTTAATTGAACCGCTGTCTCAAGGGATGCAATTGTTGTTGCTGAAAAATGGCCGGGATCACGAAAGTCAATCCGATGAGCTCGGAGTAGAATATTCTACCAAAGTAGGGTATGATGCCAAAGAAATGGCGGGTTTTTTCAGCACCATTGACCGCTTGAGCGGTGGTCCTGAAGGCAGAGTTCCCAACTTTTTATCGACACACCCTAATCCAATGGATCGTTTCAAAAGGGTAGGGGAGTTGGCCGAGGCCGAACAGAAAAAGACCAACAATTTTAATCTGGCAGTCAACCGTGACGCTTATTTGCGCAGGATTGATGGCATTGTGTACGGACCCGATCCACAGCAAGGGTATACAGATAATAACGTTTTTTACCATCCTGTTTTGAAGTTTCAGTTTCCAGTACCCGCCGATTGGCAGCTACAAAACTCACCCCAACAGGTCGTGATGGCACCCAAAGATGGCAAGGCGGCGATTATTTTCAACCTCGCAGCTGAAAAAAGCTTGCGCGAAGCGGCCAACAATACCATCACTAAAGACTCATTGAAATTGGTGGATTCACAGAACCTCACGGTCAATGGGTTTCCGGCGGTGGCCATGGTCGCCGAACAAGTAAGCCAAACGCAGCAAGGAACTCAAACTTTGCGCATTCTGATTTACGTGATTCAGTACGACAACATGATCTACCGTTTCTACGGCATGGCCAAAGCGGCCGATTACAATACCTATAACCTGAGCTTTCAGAATACCTTCAAAAACTTCCGCGAACTGACGGATCGTTCCAAGATTAATGTGTTCGCGGAACGAGTTAAAATCAAGACTGTACCACGCAGTACTACGTTAGCAGAGGCTTTGCGCAGTTTTGGCGTACCGGAAAAACGTTTAGAAGAACACGCCATCCTGAATGGCATGCAACAAAAAGAGACCGTGACAGCGGGAATGTTGATTAAAGTGGTGGAAAAGGGATCAAATTGA
- a CDS encoding bifunctional ADP-dependent NAD(P)H-hydrate dehydratase/NAD(P)H-hydrate epimerase gives MKILNATQIRELDAYTIARETIASIDLMERAAETFCSWFVEQFPDQNVPVHIFCGPGNNGGDGLAVARMLHYAFYEVKLYICHLSPNKSADFQKNIEQLPKFEAISLQDISEGSVLPPLPPQGIIIDALLGTGASRPIEGYWAVFINNLSQYSGIKIAIDLPSGLQADKNTTGTTFCADYTFSFELPKLAFMLPENESRVGEWTFASIGLDKNFIQNAETPFHYLTLNDLGGVLKLRMRHAHKGQFGHALLIAGSQGMMGAALLSGRAALRSGTGLLTIHTPSCGYSILQMGLPEAMVSSDRHQFNFSELPEMSKYTAIGIGCGLGTKDFSIRGLDELLGAIGQKPLVLDADALNIIAQQNWQNRIPRGAIISPHPKEFTRLFGTAPDDFAGLELLRASAIKYGLYIIRKGANTAIALPDGQVWFNSSGNPGMATGGSGDVLTGVLTGLLAQGYTAEQACKLGVFLHGLAGDLAAESLGHEALLASDIVDHLGKAFQLLKKS, from the coding sequence ATGAAAATCCTCAACGCCACCCAAATCCGCGAACTCGATGCCTATACGATCGCCCGCGAGACCATCGCCTCCATCGACCTCATGGAACGCGCTGCGGAGACCTTTTGTAGCTGGTTTGTTGAACAATTCCCTGATCAAAATGTGCCTGTCCACATCTTCTGTGGCCCAGGCAACAACGGCGGTGACGGCCTTGCCGTCGCCCGCATGCTTCATTATGCTTTTTACGAGGTAAAGCTATATATTTGTCATTTAAGCCCTAACAAAAGTGCTGATTTTCAAAAAAATATCGAGCAATTGCCCAAGTTTGAAGCCATTTCGTTGCAAGACATTTCCGAAGGTTCAGTCCTCCCCCCTCTCCCACCCCAGGGCATTATCATCGACGCCTTATTGGGAACTGGAGCTTCACGACCAATTGAAGGATATTGGGCTGTTTTTATCAACAATTTGAGTCAATATTCCGGCATAAAAATCGCAATTGACCTTCCATCGGGTCTACAGGCGGATAAAAACACCACTGGTACAACATTTTGTGCAGATTATACCTTCAGCTTTGAATTGCCCAAACTGGCATTTATGCTGCCGGAAAACGAATCCCGGGTTGGAGAATGGACTTTTGCATCGATTGGATTGGACAAAAACTTTATACAAAATGCTGAAACTCCATTCCATTATTTAACCCTCAATGATTTAGGCGGGGTGCTAAAACTCCGGATGCGCCATGCCCACAAAGGCCAATTCGGCCACGCCTTGCTCATCGCCGGAAGCCAGGGCATGATGGGGGCCGCGCTACTCAGTGGTCGGGCGGCTTTGCGCAGTGGAACGGGATTGTTGACCATTCACACCCCCAGTTGTGGTTATTCCATCCTGCAAATGGGTTTGCCCGAGGCGATGGTCAGCTCTGATCGGCATCAATTTAATTTCTCTGAGTTACCGGAAATGAGCAAATACACTGCGATTGGGATCGGATGTGGTTTGGGTACAAAAGATTTTTCAATACGGGGTTTGGATGAACTGTTGGGTGCGATTGGTCAAAAACCTTTGGTATTGGACGCTGATGCCCTCAACATCATAGCCCAACAAAATTGGCAAAACCGGATTCCTCGTGGCGCGATTATAAGCCCCCACCCCAAAGAGTTTACGCGATTGTTTGGCACTGCTCCAGATGATTTTGCGGGACTCGAATTGTTGCGTGCTTCTGCCATAAAATACGGGCTATACATCATCCGCAAAGGTGCCAATACGGCCATTGCCCTCCCCGATGGGCAGGTCTGGTTCAATTCCAGTGGCAATCCCGGTATGGCCACTGGGGGAAGCGGTGATGTACTCACCGGTGTACTCACCGGTCTTTTAGCTCAGGGCTACACTGCCGAACAGGCTTGCAAATTGGGGGTATTCTTGCACGGTTTGGCCGGGGATTTGGCAGCCGAAAGCCTTGGACACGAAGCACTTCTGGCCAGTGATATCGTCGATCATCTCGGCAAAGCCTTTCAGTTGCTAAAAAAATCATAG
- a CDS encoding DUF4259 domain-containing protein: MGIWGITNFENDAAVEWVAEFSEKQSIDKIEGLFTDAVEEDEPDAELGAAVLAAAELLAISQGNEPEEFDGALLEDYEIDLESIHEWIDADLINLALNAVEKISQVEDSALRQVWEEEDELDHWLHVVEDLKKRVKG, translated from the coding sequence ATGGGAATCTGGGGTATAACCAACTTCGAAAATGATGCCGCCGTAGAATGGGTCGCGGAATTTTCAGAAAAACAGTCAATCGATAAAATTGAGGGCTTATTTACCGATGCAGTTGAAGAAGACGAACCCGATGCGGAATTGGGCGCAGCTGTACTGGCAGCCGCTGAACTGCTGGCCATTTCTCAAGGCAATGAGCCTGAAGAATTTGATGGAGCTTTGTTAGAGGACTATGAAATTGATTTGGAGAGCATTCACGAGTGGATTGACGCCGATCTGATCAATTTGGCTCTCAATGCAGTGGAAAAAATCAGCCAGGTAGAAGATTCAGCATTGCGCCAGGTTTGGGAAGAAGAAGATGAACTCGATCATTGGTTGCATGTTGTTGAAGATTTGAAAAAAAGAGTAAAGGGCTAA
- a CDS encoding sensor histidine kinase — protein sequence MSIGINKERVKLYLYLAGISLLLSALIDFASDPETALKSSVNYTWLMLYVVVLHFILFEYTLPFIQFKWKRLLVAPILIFVHLMLYAFGTFAWRYIGIQLYVYSPLKEYASIIEGVRDHFGNTIGSVLFFGISRHIYDYRKLRKTAQQLRIEKQEAELNYLKSQTNPHFLFNTLNNIYSLARDKSDLAPESILRLSKILRFMLYEAGGAFIAIEQELKIITDYIALEQLRYDDSLHVNFNYDVEDMKQALPPLLLIPLVENAFKHGVSESRHQPFVDIHLSVNKRQLTFLVKNSAEVFPEEGRVKENIGLANLRRQLALLFADYQLLVQQDEHVFTATLKINLASHV from the coding sequence ATGAGTATAGGGATCAATAAAGAGCGGGTTAAATTGTATCTGTACCTGGCGGGGATATCCTTATTGCTATCTGCCCTGATAGATTTTGCTTCAGATCCTGAGACGGCTTTAAAAAGTTCAGTCAATTACACCTGGCTCATGCTGTACGTAGTAGTGCTGCATTTTATTTTATTTGAATACACCCTTCCTTTTATTCAATTCAAATGGAAAAGACTCTTGGTAGCCCCTATTTTGATCTTTGTACACTTGATGTTGTATGCTTTTGGCACCTTTGCCTGGCGGTACATCGGTATTCAATTGTATGTTTATTCCCCTTTAAAGGAGTATGCTTCAATCATAGAAGGGGTTAGAGACCATTTTGGAAACACAATCGGGTCGGTATTGTTTTTTGGCATTTCCAGACATATTTACGATTATCGCAAATTGAGAAAAACCGCACAACAACTACGGATTGAAAAGCAGGAAGCCGAATTGAACTACCTCAAATCTCAAACGAATCCTCATTTTTTGTTCAATACGCTGAACAACATTTATTCCCTGGCCCGGGACAAGTCCGACCTGGCGCCGGAATCTATTTTACGGCTGTCCAAGATCCTGCGCTTTATGTTGTATGAAGCTGGCGGAGCGTTTATCGCCATTGAGCAGGAATTGAAAATCATTACTGACTACATCGCTCTGGAACAATTGCGTTATGATGATTCCTTGCATGTAAACTTCAATTATGACGTTGAAGATATGAAACAAGCATTACCGCCATTGTTGCTGATCCCCCTGGTGGAAAATGCTTTCAAACATGGGGTTTCGGAGTCGCGGCATCAGCCCTTTGTCGACATTCATCTTTCCGTGAACAAGCGCCAATTGACTTTTTTGGTAAAAAATTCCGCAGAAGTATTTCCGGAGGAGGGGCGGGTAAAAGAAAACATTGGCCTTGCCAACCTGCGGCGTCAATTGGCATTGCTATTTGCAGATTACCAGCTGTTGGTTCAGCAAGACGAGCATGTATTTACTGCCACTTTAAAAATAAATCTGGCCAGCCATGTCTAA
- a CDS encoding DUF1772 domain-containing protein, translating to MALTLVRLLNIIIAALLAGVSFGIWMGFNPLSLSPSTYVEQQQNMLGGLKVLMISLVFIATLITIVSAFLQKKNKPVFIVLLIAAVFFIACILITRFGNKPIDDVVMTWTADALPDNWTALRDKWWSLHIMRTIAEMIALFLVTWASIRKN from the coding sequence ATGGCACTTACACTCGTTCGATTGCTAAACATCATTATTGCTGCCCTCCTTGCGGGAGTAAGCTTTGGGATATGGATGGGTTTTAATCCCTTGAGCTTATCCCCTTCTACTTATGTCGAGCAGCAACAAAATATGCTTGGAGGACTAAAAGTGTTGATGATTTCGCTGGTATTCATTGCCACGCTCATCACAATAGTATCTGCCTTCCTTCAAAAAAAGAATAAGCCCGTTTTTATTGTTTTGCTGATTGCTGCTGTTTTTTTTATTGCCTGTATTCTCATTACACGTTTCGGAAACAAACCAATAGACGATGTGGTGATGACCTGGACTGCCGATGCACTTCCCGATAATTGGACCGCGTTGCGCGACAAATGGTGGTCATTGCACATCATGAGAACAATTGCTGAAATGATAGCTCTATTTCTGGTAACCTGGGCAAGCATTAGAAAGAATTGA
- a CDS encoding LytR/AlgR family response regulator transcription factor: MSKITCIIIEDEPLAVKVLKDYIAEVPFLDLQGTFKDAILATDYLRHHTVELMFLDIHLPKLKGMAFLKTLSHPPAVIITTAYHQYAVEGFDLNVTDYLLKPFEFERFLIAVTKVKTTTKAIPQANEPIETKDFVFLNVQKKKVKVLFTEIVYIESQREYIKIVCNKKEYLSKISTHEIEALLPANRFKRIHRSFIIAVEKIESYTAEVVEVNGVTIPIGRGYREVIENL, translated from the coding sequence ATGTCTAAAATCACGTGCATCATCATCGAAGATGAACCTTTGGCCGTAAAGGTGTTGAAGGATTATATTGCGGAGGTTCCTTTTCTCGATTTACAAGGAACATTTAAAGATGCCATTCTGGCTACGGATTACTTGCGACACCATACCGTTGAACTGATGTTTTTAGACATTCACCTGCCCAAATTAAAAGGTATGGCTTTTTTAAAAACACTCAGCCATCCACCGGCCGTGATTATCACTACCGCTTATCATCAGTACGCAGTGGAGGGCTTTGATTTGAACGTTACCGATTACTTGTTGAAACCTTTTGAGTTCGAGCGCTTTTTGATCGCAGTGACCAAGGTAAAAACAACGACCAAGGCAATACCGCAAGCCAATGAGCCCATCGAAACCAAGGACTTTGTTTTTCTGAATGTGCAAAAAAAGAAGGTAAAAGTGCTATTTACCGAAATAGTTTACATTGAAAGTCAACGGGAATACATTAAAATAGTCTGTAACAAAAAAGAATACCTTTCCAAAATAAGCACCCATGAAATCGAAGCATTGTTGCCTGCCAATCGTTTCAAACGAATCCATCGGTCTTTTATCATTGCGGTGGAGAAGATTGAATCTTACACGGCTGAAGTGGTAGAGGTAAATGGGGTGACGATTCCAATTGGTCGGGGATATCGGGAGGTGATTGAAAATTTGTAA
- a CDS encoding bifunctional YncE family protein/alkaline phosphatase family protein — MRHKYPLFFGFLVIIALTSACNKTKQASLTLGRYGKVEKLLLPNGWSLTPLGKQIELGDLPLNLVLSADQTRAAISNNGQSKHSLMWIDVPNQKVLHELDIPKAWYGLALTKDAKTLYASAGYDNMIKVYSIENDRLKLKDSLVLGNRWPRGAASPAGLALSADEQHLYCVTKGDSALYDFNVGNKTLFKKTKLKAPAYTCNLGPDGKKLYITLWGASSVGVYDTETAQMETEIAVGSHPNEMVFSKNGALLFVASADDNAVSVIDLTEKRVVETIVASLYPDAPIGSTSNSIAISEDGKTLAVANADNNCLALFDVSEPRKSKSLGFVPTGWYPTSVRFSNNNLLVINGKGLTSKANPNGPNPYKARTKETEYIAGLFKGTLSVIPVPTREELPAFTRLVYQNTPYEKNKELVTEGEAGNPIPRKVGEPSPIKYVFYIIKENRTYDQVFGDMKEGNGDPSLCLFPDTVSPNMHALAREFVLLDNFYVDAEVSADGHNWSTSAYANDYVEKNWPTSYGGRGGTYDYEGSKSIAWSKGGFLWDKCKEAGLSYRSYGIWADYGQTYMPNLKGHLCTTFAGYNLAIQDILRFERWKTDFDSLQAINQVPRMNFVRFGNDHTAGARVGVPSPAAMVADNDLAVGRFVEHLSKSKIWKESAVFVVEDDAQNGPDHVDAHRSPCLVISPYTKRKHIEHSMYSTSSVLRTMELILGLTPMSQYDAAAKPMYACFTRTPDYAPYEAKANQISLTARNTIDDYWSKLSYQFNLEKEDRAPDMAFTEVIWKAVRGRNAVVPAPRRSAFVIPIEVEAEDED, encoded by the coding sequence ATGAGACACAAGTATCCGCTTTTCTTCGGCTTTTTGGTCATTATCGCACTCACGAGTGCGTGTAACAAAACAAAACAAGCTTCGCTTACCCTTGGCCGCTATGGGAAGGTTGAAAAATTACTTTTGCCTAACGGCTGGTCTCTAACCCCCCTTGGAAAACAAATTGAATTGGGTGATTTACCCCTCAATCTGGTTTTATCTGCCGACCAAACCCGCGCAGCGATCAGCAACAACGGACAATCCAAACACAGCCTGATGTGGATCGACGTACCCAATCAAAAAGTACTGCATGAACTGGACATTCCCAAAGCCTGGTACGGATTGGCGCTGACAAAAGACGCTAAAACGCTTTATGCTTCTGCCGGATACGACAACATGATTAAAGTGTACAGCATTGAAAATGACCGACTGAAACTCAAAGATAGTTTGGTGTTGGGCAACCGCTGGCCGCGCGGAGCTGCTTCCCCCGCTGGTTTAGCCTTATCTGCTGATGAACAACACTTGTATTGTGTAACCAAAGGCGACAGTGCACTTTATGACTTTAATGTTGGGAACAAGACGCTTTTCAAAAAGACAAAACTAAAAGCCCCGGCCTATACTTGTAACCTGGGTCCAGATGGTAAAAAACTCTACATTACCCTGTGGGGTGCATCCAGTGTTGGCGTTTACGATACCGAAACGGCACAAATGGAAACTGAAATTGCGGTGGGTTCACATCCCAATGAAATGGTTTTTAGTAAAAATGGAGCGCTGCTATTCGTAGCTTCTGCCGATGACAATGCCGTTTCAGTGATCGATTTGACCGAAAAAAGGGTAGTGGAAACCATTGTGGCTTCCTTGTATCCCGATGCTCCCATTGGCTCTACCAGCAATTCCATTGCCATTTCGGAAGATGGCAAAACCCTGGCCGTAGCCAACGCTGACAACAACTGTCTGGCCTTGTTTGATGTAAGCGAGCCGCGCAAAAGTAAGTCATTGGGTTTTGTGCCGACAGGCTGGTATCCTACCTCGGTGCGTTTTTCCAACAACAATCTATTGGTTATCAATGGCAAAGGACTCACCTCGAAAGCCAACCCCAATGGGCCTAATCCCTACAAAGCCAGAACCAAAGAAACCGAGTACATTGCCGGGTTGTTTAAAGGCACATTATCAGTGATCCCCGTTCCAACACGGGAAGAATTGCCCGCATTCACGCGCTTGGTCTACCAAAACACACCTTACGAAAAAAATAAAGAACTCGTTACGGAAGGCGAAGCGGGCAATCCCATTCCACGCAAGGTAGGAGAGCCTTCACCGATCAAATACGTTTTTTACATCATCAAGGAAAACCGTACCTACGACCAAGTGTTTGGCGACATGAAAGAGGGGAACGGCGATCCCAGTCTATGTTTGTTCCCGGATACGGTGTCCCCGAACATGCACGCTTTGGCCCGCGAGTTTGTTCTTTTGGACAATTTTTACGTGGATGCGGAAGTCAGTGCAGATGGGCATAATTGGTCTACTTCGGCCTATGCCAATGACTACGTGGAAAAAAACTGGCCAACCAGTTACGGAGGGCGGGGTGGAACCTATGACTACGAAGGTTCAAAATCAATAGCCTGGTCAAAAGGAGGTTTTTTGTGGGATAAGTGTAAAGAAGCAGGGCTGAGTTACCGCAGTTACGGCATTTGGGCGGATTACGGACAAACCTATATGCCCAACCTGAAAGGTCATTTGTGCACAACATTTGCGGGATACAACCTCGCTATTCAAGATATTTTGCGATTTGAGCGCTGGAAAACTGATTTCGACTCTTTACAGGCGATCAATCAAGTGCCCAGAATGAACTTTGTCCGTTTTGGCAACGACCATACAGCAGGCGCTAGGGTAGGGGTGCCATCTCCTGCGGCAATGGTGGCTGATAATGACCTGGCGGTTGGACGGTTTGTGGAACACCTTTCAAAGAGTAAAATCTGGAAAGAATCAGCGGTTTTCGTGGTAGAAGACGACGCCCAAAATGGCCCCGACCATGTAGACGCGCACCGCTCTCCTTGCTTGGTGATCAGTCCCTATACCAAGCGCAAACACATCGAGCACAGCATGTATTCTACATCTAGTGTGTTGCGCACCATGGAGTTGATCCTGGGGCTAACACCGATGAGTCAGTACGATGCCGCTGCCAAACCCATGTATGCCTGTTTCACCCGTACACCAGATTATGCACCTTACGAGGCCAAAGCCAATCAAATCAGCTTGACTGCCCGCAATACCATTGACGATTATTGGTCAAAATTATCGTATCAATTCAACCTGGAGAAAGAAGATCGTGCACCAGATATGGCCTTCACCGAAGTCATCTGGAAAGCAGTAAGGGGGCGAAATGCCGTGGTACCCGCACCCCGGCGCAGCGCCTTTGTTATCCCGATTGAGGTAGAGGCCGAGGACGAAGATTAG